Part of the Melopsittacus undulatus isolate bMelUnd1 chromosome Z, bMelUnd1.mat.Z, whole genome shotgun sequence genome is shown below.
TTACTACTGGAAGCATCCATATAGTGATGCGGATCACACCCCTCACCTTTCTGACCCACATCATTATACTAGTAGAGGCCATCATAGTTGTGCAGAGAGAGCAAAATCCTGTTAGCCTCTGGGCACAACATATTCCTAATAGGAAAGTTTTTAAAGTCTGAGAAATCTGATCCAATTAACACATTCTTGATTTTGCAGAATACTGTGCTAATTACATGCAACCAGTCATTGCTGGGTTAATTAAACATTCATCAAAAAAACCTACAGCACTAATCTAATTAGCAGTTACTACAGCTGTCACTACCTCTTCTCACCTACTTTTAAGCTGTGAAATTCACAGTAAGAATCTGGTCCTGCAAACTCCTTATATGAATATGTTTCTTTAACTGCAATAATACTTCAGCACACAGAAAGCGCTTTAAAATTTAGGCTGAATACTGTGTAGTCCACAGTATAGTTTCAGTTGTGCTATCCTTATGTGCAAAAGTCACATTTCAGTGAGCCGTGCCAAAATTACAAGACtggcagatttttctttttaattgacTTGTCATCTTGCAGGGAGTGTGTGTAGGTCCTGTGTTCAAGTGGTTCCCTGCAAGTATCAAACCTAAAacatatttgcatttcagaaaaaaagaaaatgcaggcaaGCATTCTTATATATTCGCACAACTTTAAGACATCAGTGGTTAGAAGCCCCAGAAGATTTAgctttttcagataaaaaaaaaaatgggaatgaaagagagaaaagtttGGAACTTTGATGCTTTGTGTGCTTTTATTCCTTAGGCACAATTAAAAATGAACACTTATAATCACAATGACTCACAAAGTTTTAGTAAGGTGCTGAGATTTGGACCTCATGGTAAGGCAGGAAGCTATTTCTTTCCACTTCCATAAGTGTGCTTTAACAAAGCAGTAGTTGTTAAGGCTTAATGTGCAATTGGACATGCCCAGTGAGGAGGTATTTACTGAAAAGAGCATGAGTTTTAAAGAATTACATTCTTCTCTGAAACTATACAGTTGCTAGCTGGTGCTACTTTGCCTattagaaaagcttttctttctttggtcaTAACATGAGCCCATTCATGCTCAATGCAGTCTAACTTGTGAAGGTGGATTTCTGAATCTGAGTGCTGATTCACTGCACTAGCACCCCGCGGATATCGATCAGCATTATAAAGCTAGAATAAATATTAAGTTAAAATAAGTATGCCTTTTATTGCATTCAGTACAGGGATGATAATGCCTTTACTGTTTTTACGTGGAATTACATCATATATGATGCCACAGCATACAAACAGCCATACAAAATTTGCACATCAGTCCTTAGCGTAAAAGGATCAAGAGAAGGCTTTATTCAGTTTTAGTatacaatttttattatttaaaaccaGGTTTATGTATAATGTAGGATAATTATATACTAATCTTCAGTTCGCTGACTGCAACTGACCTGCAGAAGCAAACAGCTGTTGCAGCAGTTCAGATCCAGTAGCAGAATATCATTCAGATGCAATTTTCAGTAAATATTAAACATGGCTCTTGCACTCCAAAGCCATGCTGAACGTATTTTTTGACAGAATATCAAGACACTTCGATCACAGAGCAGTTCATATACAAGGAATCATTTACCCAAACCTTGACTTGGCCAGCTATTTCAATACTGATTTCCAGTATCCCAAAAAAGAGCTGTGGATAGTTCAAAAACAGGGGCTCAGATCTGAGAGTTTGGCAATAGCAGCGGAGCAGATTTCCAGAGAACTGAATTTCCAGAgaactaggttagaaataggCTGAAGTCTAGTTGCTGGAAGCTGATCACTGCCTGGTGTGCCAGGTTTGTGAGTCAAATTCagggagaagcagctgaggagagcagggaagcCAGAAGTTCAGCTAAAAAAAGCCATGCAGAGCAAATGCAGGCACATAGAAGGAGAGTAAGTGGTTTCTATGGCAAAACAGCCCTTGCAACCATTATCCTAGTGTGTAATTTATGAAGTATATTAGTTTTCCCTGGGAGCTGGACCCCAGCTACAAGCAGTCAGAATGACCTTAACTAGTCACAGCCTTCTATCTGCCTTATGCccatttatattttacattcttCAGCCACTATCTTGATTGAAAGCTGACCTGTTTTTGCAAGGAAGAAACTAAAGCCTTATCTGTGTTGCCAATAAAGCTATGTTGGCAGTCCCTGGAAGCAAAGGGAATGTAAACCAGCTAATACATCTTGGTTTTGCACAGATAAATCTTGCTCATTCTTCAGCTGTTGTTTACTGGCATCCTAGAAACAGTGATAAGAAGGGTGGAAAATTTTTTAAAGGTTCCCCTTGTTAAAGTAAGAACTGTACACATAAGCCCAGTAATCTCATCTCCAtttctttaacagctgcaaGGAAACATCTGTTATATGTTAGGTGAAGTTATTGTTGAAGCAGAGAAACAGTTCAGgcagtttaatatttttgtgtatCAGTGTGATGAAAGCtttagttttgttgttgggtttgggttttttttttctccatttacaaATTCTTATGATCAAGTTGTTAAGAGGTACTTTGCACAGATTAATAGTGCTGATGTACATTTGCATGCAAGTCTGATCGTAGAGATCCAGTTGCAGGGCCTTTAATCTTCTGAGTCTCACATTTACACTCTTCCACAATCATGACTTCTTTGACCACTGGAACAGAACCAGCGCAGTTGAGATCCAGGCGCTTCATGGAGAACTTGCTGGGCAAGCAATGAGAACAAAATGTATGAAGATGATCTTCTGAACCAGGAGCATGGAAGGAACTACATTTTCCAAAGCACAGATTATTCTGCACCATCACCTTCTCACAGCTCTCATGAGTAACAccctgaaacagaaagcagatttaAGTTTCTGGTACATGAACTTTGCTAGTAGGCATGAAGGCAACACTCTCCCCTCGTATCACCTCCCTATACCCTCTaaatactattattttttcttctcagaacacttactttatttttttttctgtcaagcAAGCAACAAAACATaagagcttttaaaaagaaattatagcCCTCTTATGAACAGTTCTTAGATTGAACAACAAAGTCAAAGTCAGCTTCAGTCAGAGCCTTTGTGAGTTTATGGAGGAAATTCAATAGGTGGCTtagtcatatttttcttttaactatTCCTTGAGTTCTACCTTTCTGATGTGGTTAAGCAGTCTTACCCATATAGCAggacttaaaatataattttggcTCAGTCTTATGTATGAATCACAAGCTAGATTCAGCTGTAATCATGAAGATTTGTCTTCAAATCTCATGGAAGATACAATGTGCTTTAGcagtatttggggttttttttaattgaaatctTGAAAGTGCAATGGAAGTTCTGTAATCTCTTGGGTTTGCAAGAATAACAGTTCCTTGTATCAGGAGGGCCTATGTCAACTCTCAAGCCTTAAAAAGCTAGACTGAAGTGAGCCCTTTTATACTGACATAACTGCAGCCATCCTAGAGAATTCTTGCCATGTTACATGACACAAGTAAAATAGTACAGGTTTCCAGGCCACATCTATATTTAATAACttacatttatattttgtcAGCTAGTGAGCTGAATTTAGTGAAGGATGTGAAAAAACGTAGTCCTTGATGGGCTGTGAGTACAGGAACACTGAGAATAGACATTGCCTTACAAGTAACACAgcttttatatctatatatttgCTTGTCTTTGTATTACAGTATGACAGAATGGCTTCATCTGTCCATGAGACAATTACCAGTTCTCTAGCATCCTTAGCACAGAACTAGATGTATGCATCAGTCTTACAATTAATACACCAGAAAGAAATCCTTGCTTAGGTCTAGGCAAACAGCTTCCCCTGTAAATACTTGCTCTGGAACCCTGTATATTTGCATATGCGTATCtgaatatacatatttttatataggtAATCAATGTATAAAAGCTGTTTAGATGTATATTCATTGAATAGATAATTACTAACCACTGTCCTGCTTGCTCAGACTGGGTCAGAACATAAGAATGAATAACTGAAAATTTAATGTGTGGCTTTCCAGTGCTGCAATTTAGCAATTTGCCTCATCATACTAAAGCTTTTCCAGACTTTTTCACAAGTGTTTTTCAGGCACTTACTGTGTGTGAATGTTCTAAAGCAGCCCCATGACTTAGCAAATGAGATAACCCATGAATCTTTAGTTTCTGATTACAAGGGGCATGGGAAAGAACAAGTTTATTGATCTTGGACACCCCATCTTACCTGGGAAAAAGGCAGGGTTCTGCAGTTTTGTTGGTGCATTTCATTGGTCTTGATTGGCAGGACAACCTCTTCAGatgctgaatttttctttaacatgaaGTGATCCCAGAATTTCTTGGCATCTCTTCTATAGGAAGGTTCAGCCTCCCTCTTGCTGGAAAAAGGGGGTGGAGAGAGGTTTTCCAGAGAAGAGATCTCTCTGGGTGCTGCCCAGGTTCTCAGGCCTTGCTCTACATGGAGTTTTGTATCAGGAAGGATGAATCTGGacatttttttgtccttttgctTCTCAGTTTTAAATGCTGTCTGTGGAATTGCTACAAAAAAGCTTGGTTCTCCTGGGGTTTCCTCGACACCTACAGGGTTTTCTCCTGCCAGCTCATGAAAATTCTGACTTTCAAGCAGTGTTTTGTCCAGATAGAGGAGGTGCTGAAATGtccttctgattttcttttgtgGTGAATCTCCATCTGGCTCTGTGGCTCCAACACACGAGAGCACTAacagctgaaagagaagcagtgaCATGACCCCCTAAAGTGCAAGCCTGTAGACCTGCAGCTATTAGAGTGTGCTAGCTTTATACAAGAGCCTGGTGTCAATTTGTGGATGCTGTCTGTGTGCAAAGGAGGGGAGGTCTCAGGGGAGACCTGGTGTGGCTAATTGCATTCATTTACTGTAGATTACAATTATGATAGTGGAGTTTGTGCTAATGAAACTCTGCTTTCAATCTGGATTATGTGTATTAGAAGTTCCTATCTAAAATCTCGTAACCCAGGATGGCGTGAGGGACAGAAGGAGTCAACAGGAGGAAATGTTTGGATAAGCTGTCTAGTTTAGGCCTAGGAATTAAGGAAACGTTTGAGGTTGTGTATTAGCACGTTCAGTGTGGTCTTCATTGTTTATTTTGACTTTCCATTCCACAAAGCCAGAGCCTGTCAAAACTGGGAATGTTATTTCATCACAACAGGAAAAGGCAAGCTGATTAAACTTTGTTAAAACATAAAGCTGGATCTGGAGACATCAAATTAGACTGTGTTTTCAAAAGTTGAGTCTAATTCATCTCTGACccaagggctgcagcagcactacTGCACACTGGCAGACTGGTACACACCCACAGGAATCTGGCGCTTGCTTCACTTCCATCACAGCAGGTTTGCAGCTGCTGGATGCAGGCATAACACTAACCTAGAATAAAAGGTCCTGGGGCGAATAAACACTGCGCCCCACGTTCTCAAATATTAGTTAACACTGCTACATCTCTTTTGGATGCCAAAGCCACTACAGGCATCCTATAAAGTTGGTAAGCAAACTGGGGATTTGAGCAAAACTTGTTGAAACTGACATATTTTGTGATTCTAGACATCAGTGACTCAACAGAAGTATTTGAAGACTGCCAGACCCCAAACTGGAGGTGTCTTTCACAAAATTACCATGCAATATATAAGGACAAAGAGAAATCTGGCAGAACATACAGAGGAAAGTgttgggaggaggaaaagacatttttggtCAACATCGCAAACACTGATCCTCACCTGAAAATACTAAAAGGAAATTCTGCTTCAGATAATTTGTTATTTAGGTACTCTAATCTCTACAGACTcctgtttctttcagaaagaatcTACTGATAGACTCTAAATTTTGTAGCTAATCTCTTCATTATTCGTGACAATTTAGGTGGTCTGTATTAGGTGTATGGGGTTATTTGACTTTCATTTCCAGCAAATTAGTTTATTGCACAATAATTAAAGTAGACTAATTTCTTAACAACATGCTTGTGGGGCACTTAGAACATTAGCAAGAAGTTGGAGGAGCTCTAAAGCTTTTCTGTACTTCATAATTCACTTGAGTTAAAATTTGCTGTAATCCTGATGTCCACCCTAGGACAAGAGTGCATGGAGCTCCAGCAAGAATGGGTTTCCCACACCACTTTTAGAGTGTATTTGCTACTTGACCTGAATGGGATGATCTTATTAAGGGAAATGCAGCCATGAAGCACAAGCTTTATTACTCccatcatttcagctgaagGCAGTTTAACTCTGACACTGGTCTGGTGCCTTCCTGAAGTCTCAGGTGTGCCCTGGGAGGGCAGATTCTGTCACAGCTGTCAGGAGTGAAATCATGAAAAATACTGGCATCTGCAGGAAGATCAGTCCTTGCATCATATTTACACAAGCATGTACAGTATTGAGGTGCAGCAACAGTGAGTCAACAGGGTTGATTTGGTAAGTAATTAGCTTGGTAGGTAATTAAGCAATCTAGAAGTGCCGTTTAAATCCCCATTTTATCTTTATTGGGCAACAAGTTAAACTGAAGTAATTCACCTTTGGAACTAAAATTTCTTGTACCTGGTGCTTTTTGGTAGTAGTTATGCAAAATTATTCAGCAAGAACAAGGACattgcattttcagttttacttcttttttcctttttattttagttgCTGAGAGAGTTACAAGACTTGGCTGATAGTCAGACCTATGTATTATATTGTATCATATTGTATTATATAGATACAGACAGGCCTGATGTTTGACAGTGCCTTTGAAACACAAGATTTGACTGTTTGAAGCAACATGTTTTTTCAGCTCACCTAAAAATGTCTCTGTCAGTGAACAgataaaaattaagtaaataatAGTACTGGAATGATTGGGCTGCCAGACACTTCTATCTAACTTAAACTGGTCTGGGTTTTATTGATGTAGTGCAGATACAACCAAGGAATGTATAAAAAACTGTAGTATTGACATATATGCATAGATGTTAAGCTGCTAGTGTTACATTTGCAGTGCAATGGCACTGAAAATAACCTGTGCAGGATCTGTTCATGGTATGTACTGTTCTATACTATAAcgtacagaaagaaaaaagccctgcCTTAGAGGGCTTCggatataaaagcagaaaatattttttacaaagGGTAGGAAAGAAGGCTGAAACAAAGCAGTATCAGCAAGTCACTCCAGAAGCCGCTATGTCACACAGAGGCAGAAAACAGAGCTCTCTTCTTGTCTGGGTCAAGCCAGTTCTGGTTCCTGGGTTTTGTTGGGTGGTTTTACTGGGAGCTGTTAAGAGACAAAAGGAGCATACTCAGCTCTGGTTTTGCCAGGCCAATCTGATACTGCTCCTTCATGCCTACGATAGTAAGCTGTGGCTGCTTTCTGAGAACAAGTTGGTAAGAAATGGAACCTGGTACATCTTGGCACagttttttctgtatttacatATTGTCGAAATATGTTTTGGAGTCAGCGGCCTGTATAACCGTGTACCGCTAGCAGATTTCAGCCTCTCAGCTCAGGCAGGAGCCAGCCTGCATTATGGGAAGGCATCCCTG
Proteins encoded:
- the CER1 gene encoding cerberus, producing MSLLLFQLLVLSCVGATEPDGDSPQKKIRRTFQHLLYLDKTLLESQNFHELAGENPVGVEETPGEPSFFVAIPQTAFKTEKQKDKKMSRFILPDTKLHVEQGLRTWAAPREISSLENLSPPPFSSKREAEPSYRRDAKKFWDHFMLKKNSASEEVVLPIKTNEMHQQNCRTLPFSQGVTHESCEKVMVQNNLCFGKCSSFHAPGSEDHLHTFCSHCLPSKFSMKRLDLNCAGSVPVVKEVMIVEECKCETQKIKGPATGSLRSDLHANVHQHY